Genomic DNA from Desulfurivibrio alkaliphilus AHT 2:
GCCGCGGCGGCGTACCGGCACCACCGAGCCGCTTTCCTCGTTTTCCTTTTTGAACCAATTCCAGGGGGAAAATTTTTTGATGTCCATGGCGTACCTCCTTGAAATCAGTTTTTTTGTTTAACTTATCAGCCACTCGGCTGATAAAATAATTCCGGTCCGATGGTTGTCAAGAAGGGGGGCGGCAGACTCTTTTTTCTCATTTTGCCGAAAAAGAATGGCGCTTGTACAGAACAAATTTTGATGGCCCCACAAGCCCCCAGCAAACCCCCAGCAAACGCCTTGAGAGGTTGCCATGTCTTCCCGTTCCCGCCGCTTTCCGTTGTCCACCTACCGCTTGCAGTTCCACCGGGATTTTACCTTTGCCGATGCCGCCGCGCTGGTGCCTTACCTCCACCGCCTGGGGGTCAGCCACTGCTACGCCTCACCCTTGCTCAAGGCCCGTCCCGGCAGCAGCCATGGTTACGATATCGTCGATCATGGGCAGCTTAATCCCGACCTGGGCGAGCGGGCGGATTTCGAGCACCTGGTGGAATGCCTGCATCGGCACGGCATGGGGCTGATCGTCGATATCGTCCCCAACCACATGGGGGTTGGCGGCGCCGACAACGCCTGGTGGCGCGATGTGCTGGAAAACGGCCCGGCCGCCGAATATGCCGAGTTCTTTGATATCGACTGGCGTCCGGCCCACGAAACCCTGCGGGGCAAGATCCTGCTGCCCCTGCTGGGTGAACCGTACGGCGAAGTGCTGGACAAAGGCGAGATCAAGCTGGTTTTCGAGCCGACCGCCGGCGCTTTTCACTTTGCCTACTACGAACACCACCTGCCCCTGGACCCGGTCACCTACCCGGAGGTGGCGGCCCCTAAGCTTGCAGACCTGCATCGACAACTGCCTCCCGATGACCCGGGCCTGGCGGAACTGGAAAACCTGCTGGCCGCCCTGACCCACTTGCCGGGGCGGGAAAGCCGGGAGGCGGAGCAGTGCCAGGAACGGCGGCGGGATAAAGAGATTACCAAGCAACGGTTAAGCGACCTTTGCCGCCGTGATGCCCGAATCGCAACTTTCTGGCGCCAATGCCTGGATTTCTTCAACCTGCCGGGCGACCAGGGGCCGGAGGCGGCGGCCCGGCGGGGTGAACGGCTGCACCAGTTACTGGAGTTACAGGCCTACCGCCTGGCCCATTGGGTGGTGGCCGGCGACGAGATTAATTACCGCCGTTTTTTCGATATCAACTCCCTGGCCGGCCTGCAAGCCGAGCGGGAAGAGGTTTTTGCCGCCACCCATGGTCTGTTGCTGCAACTGGTGGCGGCCGGGCAAATCGACGGCCTGCGGGTGGATCATCCCGACGGGCTCAGCGATCCGGCGGGGTATTTCAGCCGGCTGCAGGCGGCGGTGGCGGCCGGCCGCGGCGGTGCAAGCGACGATGACGATTCCCGCGATACCGGCGACCGGGCCGAGAGCATTTATCTGGTGGTGGAAAAAATCCTCGCCGCTCATGAATACCTGCCCGAGGAGTGGCAGGTGCACGGCACCACCGGCTACGATTTTGCCAACCAGGTAAACGGCTTGCTGGTCAAGCCCGACCACGAGGCGGCCCTGACCGGCATCTACCACCGTTTCATCGGCCGGCGGCAGGATTTCGACGACCTGCTCTACCGGTGCAAAAAGAAGATCATCACCGGCCAGTTGGCCAGCGAACTAACGGTGCTGGCCCGGCTGCTCAAGGATATCGCCGAAAGCGACCGCCACACCAGGGATTACACCTTAAACGGCCTGCGGGAAGCGCTGATCGAAGTGGTGGCCGCCTTTCCGGTTTACCGCACCTATATTGTACCCACTGCACCCGTTGCATCCATAGGCGCGGCGCGACACTCTTACAAGGTCAGCCCGGAAGACCGGCGCCAGGTGGAGTGGGCCCTGGCCCAAGCCGGCAAACGCAGCGGCACAAGGGACGGCGGCCTGTATGACTTTATCCGTGCCTTGCTGCTGGACAGCGAACCGCCGCCGCCCGGTTGGCAGCCGGACCAGCCGGCGGACCGCTTGCGAGCCCGTTTTATTCGTAAATTTCAGCAGTACACCGCCCCGGTGATGGCCAAGGCGCTGGAAGACACCGCCTTTTATGTGGCCAATCGCCTGGTCTCTTTGAACGAGGTGGGGGGCGATCCCCGCCGCTTTTACCTCACCCCGGCGGCCTTTCACCACGCCGCCCAGGAGCGGCTGCGGCGCTGGCCCCTGGCCATGCTGGCCACATCCACCCACGACAGTAAGCGCAGCGAGGATGTCCGGGCCCGGATCAACGTGCTCAGCGAGGTGCCGGCATTGTGGCGGCGGCACCTTAAACGCTGGCGGCGGCTGAACCGCTCCCGCAAAAGCCGGGTCAACTCCCTGCTGGCGCCCACCCCCAACGATGAATATTTATTGTACCAGACCCTGCTGGGTTCCTGGCCACTGCACGGGGCCGAGCCAAATGGGCCGAATACCGATTTCTGGGCCGCCTACCGCCGTCGTATTCAGCAATACATGGGCAAAGCCATCCGCGAAGCCAAGGAGCGTACTTCCTGGTTGCACCCGGACCAGGAATACGAGGCGGCCGTCGACCGCTTTGTGGAAGCCATCTTAAGCCCCGCCGGGACGGCCAGCCCGGGGGAAGCCGCCGCCGGTGGCGACCTGGCTGGCGCCAACCCGTTTTTGGCCGACTTTATCCCCCTGGCGAATAAGCTGGCCCCTTATGGTCTGCTCAACGCTTTAGCGCAGTTGTTGCTCAAGCTGACCAGCCCCGGCGTGCCCGACATCTACCAGGGAACCGAAACCTGGGATTTTTCCCTGGTCGACCCGGACAACCGCCGACCGGTGGACTACCACCACCGCCGCCGGCTGCTGGCGGCACTGCCGCCCCCCGATCAACCGCTGCCCCCGGCGCTGCTAAGAGAACTGGCGGACAGTATCGAAGACGGCAGGCTGAAACTGCTGCTGACCAGTCGCTTGCTGCATTTTCGGCGGCAAAACCAGGAACTTTTGCGCCGGGGAAGTTATCTGCCCCTTACGGCTTCCGGGGAGCGTGGTGAATATCTCTGCGCCTTTGTCCGCCAGTGGCAAGGGCAGGGGATGCTGGTGGCCACCGGTCGCTGGTTTGCCACCCTGGCGACGACCGACACCACGCCGGCAATGCCCGACAGCGATCCCGGCCCACTCTGGTCGCAGCTTAACCCCCAGCTTTGGCGCAACACCCGCCTGCTGCTGCCGGCCAACACCACCGCCGACTGGCAAGATCTGCTGACCGGCACCCGGCTGCCGATTATGCAGGAACCGGATGGGAATTACTTGACCTGCAGCGATCTTTTTGCCAACCTGCCCATGGCGGTGCTGCATTATCGAGCCGCCGACCATAGCAAACAATAGGAAGATAGAGGAAGATAAATGAACTGGAAAAGACTGTTTTCCCGCACCCCGTCCCTTAGCCCGGCCGAAGCACGCCAGTATATAGAAAAACACCCGGCGGCGGATTTTCAATTACTTGATGTCCGCCAGCCCAAAGAGTACGAAGCCGAACATTTGCCGGGGGCAAAACTGATCCCGATCAAGGAATTGCCGGACCGGCAGGCCGAGCTGGACCCTGACCGCCCGGTGCTGGTTTATTGCGCCGTAGGTGGCCGCAGCCGGGCGGCGGCCCAGTATTTGAACGGCCAGGGGTTTAAAGAAGTTTACAATATGGCCGGCGGGATCAAGGCCTGGCAAGGGGGCAAGGCCGCCGGACCCCTCGATGCCGGCCTGGAACTGCTGCCGGCGACGGCGGAGTACGACGAAGCCGCCGCCCTGGCCTATGCCATGGAAGACGGCCTGCAGCGGTTTTACCTTAAACTGGCGGCCGGCAGTGAAGAGGCCGAACTGGCAACAACCTACCGGCACCTAGCGGGCCTGGAAGACTTCCACAAAAAACGGCTGGCCCGGGAGTACCGCGAGCAAACCGGCCAAACCCTGGCGCCGGCCGAAGCCGACGAACAGGGCGAACAGGGTGAATTGATGGAAAGCGGCCAAGCCCCATCGGTGTTCGAGGCCGCCACCCCGGCAGAGATTATGGAGCAGGCCATGGGGCTTGAGTTTCAGGCCCAGGATCTTTACCTGCGACTGGCCGAGCAAAGCAGGGTTGCCGCCAGCCGGGAGTTTTTTCTGGCCATGGCGGCCGAGGAAAAAGAGCATCTGGCCTTTCTGGCCAAAGAGCTGGAAGGTTTAAAGGAATAAAACGATGTCGCTTAACAGGGGGAAAAAACTGGTGCTGGTGGGCGGCGGCCATGCCCACATGCAAACCCTGGCCGCCATCGGCAACTTCGTCCGCCGGGGGCATTCGGTAACCGTGGTGGCTCCATCGCCCTATCATTATTACTCGGGAATGGGGCCGGGGATGCTGGGGGGCAGCTACCAACCGGAGGAGATTCGCTTCGCCACCCGGCAGCAGGTGGAAAGGCTGGGCGGTACCTTTGTGCTGAACCGGGTTACGCGCATTGACGCGGCGGCGGGCGAGGTGGAACTGGCCGACGGCCAACGCATCGCCTACGATGTGCTCTCCTGCAACGCCGGCAGCCAGGTGCCGACCAGTTTGCCCGTAAGCTTCACCGAGGGCGCGGCGGTGCCGGTTTTCACCGTTAAACCCATCGAGAAGCTGTGGGAGGCCCGTCGCCAGTTGCAGGCCCTGGCCGCCGCAGGCTCCCCCAAGGTGGCGGTGATCGGCGGCGGCCCCTCGGCGGTGGAAATTGCCGGCAATACCTGGCGCCTGCTGCGGGAGGCAGGTCACCAGCGCCCCTGTATCCGCATCTTTGCCGGCCGGAAGCTGATGGGAAAGGCCTCTGAAGAGGTGCGCCGCCGGGTGAATGCCTCGTTGGCCCGGCGGCATATCGAGGTGGTGGAACCGGGCCGGGTGCAGGAAATCCGCGACGGCAGGGTGGTGCTGGAAGGAAGGAACAACAACTGCAAGGCGGATTTCATTTTCCTCGCCCAGGGAATCAGGACCGCCACCATCTTCGCCGACTCCGGCCTGCCGGTGGGGCCCGACGGCGGCCTGCTGGTCAACGAATACCTGCAGTGCCCGGGGCAGCCGCAAATTTTCGGCGGCGGCGATTGCATTCACTTTGAACCCCAACCGCTGGACAAGGTCGGAGTCTACGCGGTGCGGCAAAACCCGGTGCTGCGCCACAACCTGCTGGCGGCCCTGGAAGGCGATGAGCTGCGAACCTTCGCCCCGGGCGGCGACTACCTGCTGATCTACAACCTGGGCGACGGCACCGGGGTACTCCAAAAACGCTGGCTGATCTTCGGCGGCCGCCTGGCGTTCCGCCTCAAAGACTACATCGACCGCCGCTTCATGCGCCGCTTTCAACAGACTGCCTGACTGAACCGAACCGCCGCCGGTTTCCGGGCACCATTTTTTTGCTTGCCAACTCCCGCCGGTTTGGCTAGCCTGCACATCGTGATATTTTGAAAAAACGCCACGATGGGGGAAAGTGGATGCCAACCTCGAGAATCACCGCCTGCTACCACCAGCGAATTATTCACCAGCGAATTATTCACCAGCCGCTCCGGGCCACGCCAAGCCCACGAGCGGCTTTTTTGTGGGCAAAAGCCACACAGGACCGAGGATCGGAATTAATTAGAAAAACGGTGTAATCTCACGGCGGGGATGATCTACTGGAAAGAATTAAACCTGTATGGCTAAGGATGCTTCAGATTAATCCTTTAATTTAGGCTGATAGAGAACATGCTTGGCACAGGAAGCGATATTTTCGCTAAGGGTAAGAGGGCTGGCTGCTGTTTGCGGTAAGATATAAAGGACTGTAGAATTTTGTCAGCAGTTCCCAACTTAATATAACTCATTGATTTCACGTTATACAATTTTCTGTCTTTCGTAAACTTTTTAACCATGGCATGATGCGTCTGGCAAGTAGTGTTTGCCGGATACGGCCATAAGCAATAACAACGATAAAACAAAATGATAAATTTACGCCGGAGGCGATTTTCAGCTTGACAAATCCTTGAGAGGGTGGATGCGATTTTTGTAGGAAAATCAACAACCTACAAGGAGATCGCCATGAATGTCCACCAACTCATTCGCCAAAAGCAACTCGCCAGCCGTCGTCAAGATAAAATCAGCCAGCGCAAGCACTTGAACTTCGACGCCCTCATCACCACTATTCGGGAGGATTTCGGCAAGATCGCCGACCACCGGGCCGCCAACGCCAGTATCTCCCTGGTGGACGCGCTGACCAGCGGCTTTGCCATGTTCTCCCTCAAGCATCCCTCCCTGCTGGCCTTCGAGGATGAGTGGCGGGAAGACCCCACCTGCCTGCACGGAGTGTACAAAGTAAACGATATACCCAGCGACAGCCAGATGCGAACCATCTGCGATGAGGTTGACCCCCGACACCTGCGGCGGCCGTTCCGCAGCATCTTCCGCCAGCTTCAACGAGGCAAGGTGCTGGAGAAGATGACTTGGTTGGACGGCCACTATCTGCTGGCCCTGGACGGCACCGGCATCTACTCCTCGGAGAAGGTCAGTTCGCCATACTGCCTCAAGAAGCGCAAGCGCAACGGGCAGGTGGAATACTACCAGCAGATGCTGGGGGCGGCCATTGTTCATCCCGAGCAGCGGGAAGTGATTCCGCTTTGTCCGGAGATGATCGTCCAGCAGGACGGCAGCAAGAAGCAGGACTGCGAGCGCAAGGCCGCCCGGCGCTTTCTGACCGAGTTCCGACGGGAGCATCCCCATCTAAAATGCGTGGTCATCGAAGACGGCCTTAGCTCCAACGCGCCTCATATTCAGGATCTGCACCGGGATGGTCACCACTTCATCCTGGGGGCCAAGCCGGGAGATCATGGTCATCTCTTCGACCAGATGGATGAGGCGCTCAAGGCCGGCCGGGCGGTGGAGTTATCCCGGGCCGACGAGCAGCAGCCGGATATTCTCCACACCTACCGTTTCGTTAACGATCTGGCGCTCAACAAGTCTAATCCGGAGGTTCGGGTAAACCTGCTGGAGTACTGGCAGCTTGACGGCAAGGGCAAGGTCATCCGCTTCAGTTGGGTCACCGACCTGGAAATCACCACCGCCAACGTCTACCAGATCATGCGGGCCGGCCGGGCCAGGTGGCGGATTGAAAACGAAACCTTCAACACCCTCAAAAATCAGGGCTACAACCTGGAGCACAACTACGGCCTGGGGCAAAAGCACCTTTCCGCCGTCTTCGTTCACCTCACGGTACTGGCCTTTCTGGTGGACCAGGTTCAGCAGCTCTGTTGTCCGCTGTTCAGGGAGGCGCTGGTTTTCCGTAAACGTAAACGGCGACTCTGGTCGGGGATCAGAAACCGTTTTGAACTGCTGGATTGCCCGTCCATGGAGGCGATCCTGCTCCACATCGTCGGCCGGGGCAAACCCCTGCCGCAGTTGGAATGACCGGCACCGGCCACCCGGCCGGGGGAATATTTTGTCAAAGATCAGAACGTCTGTCGGACACTGCCGACGGCTGCAGCGGAGTGCTGTTGCCAAAAAACGGCCAAATCGACTATATTTCGGCCAGCTCGGCCAATAACAGTGGCGATTGGGTGCTATCAGCCCTGAATAACCACCGAAAAAATGTGAAACCGGCTGCCAGT
This window encodes:
- the treY gene encoding malto-oligosyltrehalose synthase, which produces MSSRSRRFPLSTYRLQFHRDFTFADAAALVPYLHRLGVSHCYASPLLKARPGSSHGYDIVDHGQLNPDLGERADFEHLVECLHRHGMGLIVDIVPNHMGVGGADNAWWRDVLENGPAAEYAEFFDIDWRPAHETLRGKILLPLLGEPYGEVLDKGEIKLVFEPTAGAFHFAYYEHHLPLDPVTYPEVAAPKLADLHRQLPPDDPGLAELENLLAALTHLPGRESREAEQCQERRRDKEITKQRLSDLCRRDARIATFWRQCLDFFNLPGDQGPEAAARRGERLHQLLELQAYRLAHWVVAGDEINYRRFFDINSLAGLQAEREEVFAATHGLLLQLVAAGQIDGLRVDHPDGLSDPAGYFSRLQAAVAAGRGGASDDDDSRDTGDRAESIYLVVEKILAAHEYLPEEWQVHGTTGYDFANQVNGLLVKPDHEAALTGIYHRFIGRRQDFDDLLYRCKKKIITGQLASELTVLARLLKDIAESDRHTRDYTLNGLREALIEVVAAFPVYRTYIVPTAPVASIGAARHSYKVSPEDRRQVEWALAQAGKRSGTRDGGLYDFIRALLLDSEPPPPGWQPDQPADRLRARFIRKFQQYTAPVMAKALEDTAFYVANRLVSLNEVGGDPRRFYLTPAAFHHAAQERLRRWPLAMLATSTHDSKRSEDVRARINVLSEVPALWRRHLKRWRRLNRSRKSRVNSLLAPTPNDEYLLYQTLLGSWPLHGAEPNGPNTDFWAAYRRRIQQYMGKAIREAKERTSWLHPDQEYEAAVDRFVEAILSPAGTASPGEAAAGGDLAGANPFLADFIPLANKLAPYGLLNALAQLLLKLTSPGVPDIYQGTETWDFSLVDPDNRRPVDYHHRRRLLAALPPPDQPLPPALLRELADSIEDGRLKLLLTSRLLHFRRQNQELLRRGSYLPLTASGERGEYLCAFVRQWQGQGMLVATGRWFATLATTDTTPAMPDSDPGPLWSQLNPQLWRNTRLLLPANTTADWQDLLTGTRLPIMQEPDGNYLTCSDLFANLPMAVLHYRAADHSKQ
- a CDS encoding rhodanese-like domain-containing protein, with translation MNWKRLFSRTPSLSPAEARQYIEKHPAADFQLLDVRQPKEYEAEHLPGAKLIPIKELPDRQAELDPDRPVLVYCAVGGRSRAAAQYLNGQGFKEVYNMAGGIKAWQGGKAAGPLDAGLELLPATAEYDEAAALAYAMEDGLQRFYLKLAAGSEEAELATTYRHLAGLEDFHKKRLAREYREQTGQTLAPAEADEQGEQGELMESGQAPSVFEAATPAEIMEQAMGLEFQAQDLYLRLAEQSRVAASREFFLAMAAEEKEHLAFLAKELEGLKE
- a CDS encoding NAD(P)/FAD-dependent oxidoreductase — protein: MSLNRGKKLVLVGGGHAHMQTLAAIGNFVRRGHSVTVVAPSPYHYYSGMGPGMLGGSYQPEEIRFATRQQVERLGGTFVLNRVTRIDAAAGEVELADGQRIAYDVLSCNAGSQVPTSLPVSFTEGAAVPVFTVKPIEKLWEARRQLQALAAAGSPKVAVIGGGPSAVEIAGNTWRLLREAGHQRPCIRIFAGRKLMGKASEEVRRRVNASLARRHIEVVEPGRVQEIRDGRVVLEGRNNNCKADFIFLAQGIRTATIFADSGLPVGPDGGLLVNEYLQCPGQPQIFGGGDCIHFEPQPLDKVGVYAVRQNPVLRHNLLAALEGDELRTFAPGGDYLLIYNLGDGTGVLQKRWLIFGGRLAFRLKDYIDRRFMRRFQQTA
- a CDS encoding transposase; protein product: MNVHQLIRQKQLASRRQDKISQRKHLNFDALITTIREDFGKIADHRAANASISLVDALTSGFAMFSLKHPSLLAFEDEWREDPTCLHGVYKVNDIPSDSQMRTICDEVDPRHLRRPFRSIFRQLQRGKVLEKMTWLDGHYLLALDGTGIYSSEKVSSPYCLKKRKRNGQVEYYQQMLGAAIVHPEQREVIPLCPEMIVQQDGSKKQDCERKAARRFLTEFRREHPHLKCVVIEDGLSSNAPHIQDLHRDGHHFILGAKPGDHGHLFDQMDEALKAGRAVELSRADEQQPDILHTYRFVNDLALNKSNPEVRVNLLEYWQLDGKGKVIRFSWVTDLEITTANVYQIMRAGRARWRIENETFNTLKNQGYNLEHNYGLGQKHLSAVFVHLTVLAFLVDQVQQLCCPLFREALVFRKRKRRLWSGIRNRFELLDCPSMEAILLHIVGRGKPLPQLE